Proteins encoded together in one Labrus mixtus chromosome 18, fLabMix1.1, whole genome shotgun sequence window:
- the eif5 gene encoding eukaryotic translation initiation factor 5 codes for MSVNVNRSVSDQFYRYKMPRLIAKVEGKGNGIKTVIVNMVDVAKALNRPPTYPTKFFGCELGAQTQFDTKNDRYIVNGSHEANKLQDMLDGFIRKFVLCPECDNPETDLHINPKKQTIGNSCKACGYRGMLDTRHKLCTFILKNPPEAESGSASAKKEKEKKNRKKDKENGSGSGEAGNPDNIDAPQAVDGDDDDEDWAEETTEEAQRRRMEEISDHAKNLTLSEDLEKPLEERVNLFYNFVKYKKESNTIDAADKEILAEAERLDVKAMGPLILSELLFDVNIRDQIKKYKRHFLRFCHNNKKAQKYLLGGFECVVKLHQVQLLARVPLILKDLFDADLLEEDVIFAWAEKVSKKYVSKELAKEIHAKAAPFVKWLKEAEEESEGSEEEKEEDDENVEVVYSSSARELKVETVKPDTPEKEEDDIDIDAI; via the exons ATGTCTGTCAACGTCAACCGCAGCGTGTCAGACCAGTTCTATCGCTACAAGATGCCCCGTCTGATTGCCAAG GTTGAAGGCAAAGGCAATGGAATCAAGACGGTCATTGTCAACATGGTTGATGTTGCAAAGGCACTGAACAGGCCTCCAACAT ACCCGACCAAGTTTTTTGGTTGTGAACTCGGTGCGCAGACCCAGTTTGATACCAAAAACGACCGTTACATCGTCAACGGATCCCACGAGGCGAACAAGTTGCAGGACATGCTTGATGGGTTCATCAGAAAATTTGTGCTGTGTCCCGAGTGTGACAACCCTGAAACTGATCTG CATATCAATCCCAAGAAACAAACCATTGGCAATTCCTGTAAGGCCTGTGGATACCGCGGCATGCTCGACACCAGACACAAACTCTGCACGTTCATCCTCAAAAACCCACCAG AGGCTGAGAGTGGATCCGCGTcagcaaagaaagagaaggagaagaagaaccgCAAGAAGGACAAGGAGAACGGCTCTGGAAGCGGAGAGGCTGGAAACCCAGACAACATCGACGCGCCTCAGGCTGTG GATGGAGACGACGATGATGAGGACTGGGCGGAGGAGACTACAGAGGAGGCGCAGCGGCGTCGAATGGAGGAGATCAGCGACCACGCCAAGAACCTGACGCTCAGCGAGGACCTGGAGAAACCTCTGGAGGAGAGGGTCAACCTCTTCTACAATTTTGTCAAA TATAAGAAGGAGAGTAATACCATCGACGCAGCTGATAAGGAGATCTTGGCGGAGGCGGAGCGTCTGGATGTGAAGGCCATGGGCCCCCTGATCCTCAGCGAGCTGCTCTTTGACGTGAACATCCGAGACCAAATCAAGAAGTACAAACGCCACTTCCTGAGA TTCTGCCACAACAACAAGAAGGCTCAGAAGTACCTGTTGGGGGGTTTCGAGTGCGTCGTGAAGCTGCATCAGGTCCAGCTGCTGGCTCGGGTTCCGCTCATCCTCAAAGACCTGTTCGATGCAGACCTGCTGGAGGAGGACGTCATATTCGCCTGGGCGGAGAAG GTTTCTAAGAAGTACGTCTCCAAGGAGCTTGCCAAAGAGATCCACGCCAAGGCGGCTCCCTTTGTCAAGTGGCTGAAGGAGGCcgaggaggagagcgagggcagcgaggaagaaaaggaggaggacgatgagaACGTCGAG GTGGTGTACTCTTCCTCCGCCCGCGAGCTCAAAGTGGAGACTGTGAAACCAGACACGCCTGAAAAAGAGGAGGACGACATTGACATCGATGCCATCTAA
- the vps29 gene encoding vacuolar protein sorting-associated protein 29, producing MLVLVLGDLHIPHRCNTLPAKFKKLLVPGKIQHILCTGNLCTKESYDYLKTLAGDVHIVRGDFDENLNYPEQKVVTVGQFKIGLIHGHQVIPWGDMASLALLQRQLDVDILISGHTHKFEAFENENKFYINPGSATGAYSALECNIIPSFVLMDIQASTVVTYVYQLIGDDVKVERIEYKKS from the exons ATG TTGGTCCTGGTGTTAGGTGACCTGCACATCCCCCACCGGTGCAACACCCTCCCAGCCAAGTTCAAAAAGCTGTTAGTCCCCGGGAAGATCCAGCACATTCTCTGCACAGGCAACCTCTGCACCAAGGAGAGCTATGACTACCTGAAGACTCTCGCTGGAGACGTCCACATAGTCCGAGGAGACTTTGACGAG AACCTGAACTACCCGGAGCAGAAGGTGGTGACAGTGGGCCAGTTTAAGATCGGCCTCATCCACGGCCACCAGGTGATTCCTTGGGGTGACATGGCCAGTCTGGCGCTGCTCCAGAGACAGCTGGATGTGGACATCCTCATCTCCGGGCACACGCACAAATTTGAGGCATTCGAGAATGAAAACAAGTTCTACATCAACCCAGGCTCTGCTACAGGAGCCTACAGCGCACTGGAATG CAACATCATCCCCTCTTTTGTACTAATGGACATCCAGGCGTCTACAGTGGTGACGTACGTTTATCAGCTGATTGGTGACGACGTCAAGGTGGAGAGAATCGAGTACAAGAAATCCTAA
- the LOC132993642 gene encoding protein FAM216A produces the protein MTAGPFLKHTALTPAQKEYLYTVAASYSTAHVRDLINQHYMNVLHRCIPTGHDPERDDLVVPSSVNLPGTEGRSKHPSGVFSPTKHKEKIQTGARNPGKSSLSNTPSRQTRDHMRLRGRVKLSQKQEEEEEEEEEEDSLSECLSPLSVGERDDDTSSDL, from the exons ATGACTGCAGGCCCTTTTCTGAAG cACACAGCGCTAACACCAGCTCAGAAGGAGTATCTGTACACCGTCGCAGCTTCCTACAGCACGGCACATGTGCGTGACCTCATTAACCAGCATTACATGAACGTGCTGCACAGGTGTATCCCAACAG gtCACGACCCTGAGAGAGACGACCTGGTTGTGCCCTCTTCTGTGAACTTACCTGGGACTGAGGGGAGAAGCAAACATCCATCAGGAGTGTTTTCACCAactaaacacaaagagaagataCAAACAGGAGCAAGGAATCCTGGGAAATCCTCTCTTTCAAATACCCCAAGCAGACAAACAAG agatCATATGAGACTCA GAGGTCGAGTGAAGCTGTCGCAGaaacaggaggaagaagaggaggaagaggaggaggaagattcTCTGAGTGAATGTTTGAGTCCACTCTCTGTGGGAGAACGGGACGATGACACGTCTTCCGATTTGTGA